Proteins encoded by one window of bacterium:
- a CDS encoding methylmalonyl-CoA mutase family protein: protein MSEHPVGTDHDAAPYRPENHVRIVTAASLFDGHDAAINIMRRILQASGAEVIHLGHNRSVQEIVDCAIQEDAQGIAITSYQGGHVEYLKYMHDLVREAGVDIRIFAGGGGTILPAEIDELHAYGIARIFSPDDGREMGLQGMINEVLRRCDFPVGQAPTDKVVAPHLAGLARRDPRALGRLISLAENHPDRSDELMRAVQAQAPAHVIPVLGITGTGGAGKSSLVDELVRRFLADFDDRTIAIISVDPSRRRSGGALLGDRIRMNAIDHPRVYMRSLATRQSNLALSKYVRHSIDICKAAGFDLVVVETSGIGQSDTEITEHSDVSLYVMTAEYGAATQLEKIDMLDFADLIAINKFDHRGSLDALRDVRKQFKRNHGLFDTADDLLPVYGTIASQFNDPGMNTLYKAVMDRIVERTGAELHSTFEITAAMSRRAWVIPPERVRYLSEIVDASREYDRFVAEQSALARQLYQLAGTIGLLRERAGTTTVSVEEPAGKGVVRAIARIEGEPDYLQDLVEVHNEIEQRLDPRCRDMLQEWPRMVERYRADKYVFQVRDRTIEQDLFTTSLSHTRIPKVSLPRYEDWGDVLRWLLTENVPGFFPYAAGVFPLKREGEDPTRMFAGEGGPERTNRRFHYVSQGMPAARLSTAFDSVTLYGEDPDRRPDIFGKVGNSGVSIATVDDAKKLYSGFDLACPTTSVSMTINGPAPMLLAFFLNAAVDQGCEKHIRANGLEAEVEAKIEAIYREKGVPRPRYQGELPPGNDGLGLMLLGVSGDEVLPRGVYEKIRAETLTQVRGTVQADILKEDQAQNTCIFSTEFALRMMGDIQQHFIDHKVRNFYSVSISGYHIAEAGANPISQLAFTLANGFTFVEYYLSRGMNIDDFAPNFSFFFSNGMDPEYSVMGRVARRIWAKAMRNRYGANERSQKLKYHIQTSGRSLHAQEIAFNDIRTTLQALYAIYDNCNSLHTNAYDEAITTPTEESVRRAMAIQLIINKELGLARNENPLQGAFIVEELTDLVEEAVLAEFQSLSERGGVLGAMERMYQRTRIQEESLYYEGRKHTGDLPIVGVNTYLDPQGSPTVVPGEVIRSRPEEKEYAIASLAAFHARNAAAAPRALADLQKAAVEHRNTFETMLETAKTCSLGQISAALYQVGGQYRRNM from the coding sequence ATGTCCGAGCATCCTGTCGGCACCGACCATGACGCCGCCCCCTACCGCCCCGAGAACCACGTGCGGATCGTCACGGCGGCTTCGCTCTTCGACGGCCACGACGCGGCCATCAACATCATGCGGCGCATCCTGCAGGCCAGCGGGGCCGAGGTGATCCATCTCGGACACAACCGCTCGGTCCAGGAGATCGTCGACTGCGCCATCCAGGAGGACGCCCAGGGCATCGCCATCACCAGCTACCAGGGCGGCCACGTCGAGTACCTGAAGTATATGCACGACCTGGTCCGGGAGGCGGGCGTCGACATCCGCATCTTCGCCGGGGGCGGCGGCACGATCCTGCCCGCCGAGATCGACGAACTGCACGCCTACGGCATCGCGCGCATCTTCTCGCCGGACGACGGCCGCGAGATGGGGCTGCAGGGCATGATCAACGAGGTGCTGCGCCGGTGCGACTTCCCCGTGGGACAGGCGCCGACGGACAAGGTCGTGGCGCCCCATCTGGCGGGCCTGGCCCGGCGCGACCCGCGCGCCCTCGGCCGCCTGATCTCCCTCGCCGAGAACCATCCCGACCGGAGCGACGAACTGATGCGCGCCGTCCAGGCCCAGGCGCCCGCTCACGTGATCCCCGTCCTGGGCATCACCGGCACCGGCGGGGCCGGCAAGTCGTCGCTGGTCGACGAGCTGGTCCGGCGCTTCCTGGCCGACTTCGACGACCGGACCATTGCCATCATTTCCGTCGATCCGTCGCGGCGCCGCAGCGGCGGGGCCCTCCTGGGCGACCGCATCCGCATGAACGCCATCGACCATCCGCGCGTGTACATGCGCTCGCTCGCCACGCGGCAGTCGAATCTCGCGCTGTCGAAGTACGTCCGCCACAGCATCGACATCTGCAAGGCCGCGGGCTTCGACCTCGTGGTCGTCGAGACCAGCGGCATCGGCCAGAGCGACACCGAGATCACCGAGCACTCGGACGTCTCGCTCTACGTGATGACCGCCGAGTACGGCGCCGCGACCCAGCTCGAGAAGATCGACATGCTCGACTTCGCCGACCTGATCGCCATCAACAAGTTCGACCACCGCGGCAGCCTCGACGCCCTCAGGGACGTGCGCAAGCAGTTCAAGCGCAACCACGGCCTCTTCGACACCGCCGACGACCTGCTGCCCGTCTACGGCACGATCGCCAGCCAGTTCAATGATCCCGGCATGAACACGTTGTACAAGGCGGTCATGGACCGGATCGTCGAGCGGACCGGCGCGGAGCTCCATTCGACCTTCGAGATCACCGCGGCCATGAGCCGGCGGGCCTGGGTGATTCCGCCCGAACGCGTCCGCTACCTGAGCGAGATCGTCGACGCCAGCCGCGAGTACGACCGCTTCGTGGCCGAACAGAGCGCCCTCGCGCGGCAGTTGTACCAGCTGGCCGGCACCATCGGCCTGCTGCGCGAGCGGGCGGGCACGACCACCGTCTCGGTGGAGGAGCCGGCCGGAAAGGGCGTCGTGCGCGCCATCGCCCGCATCGAGGGCGAGCCGGACTACCTGCAGGACCTGGTCGAGGTCCACAACGAGATCGAGCAGCGCCTCGATCCGCGCTGCCGCGACATGCTGCAGGAGTGGCCCCGCATGGTCGAACGCTACCGGGCCGACAAGTACGTCTTCCAGGTGCGCGACAGGACCATCGAGCAGGACCTCTTCACGACGTCGCTCAGCCACACGCGCATCCCCAAGGTGAGCCTGCCGCGCTACGAGGACTGGGGCGACGTCCTCCGGTGGCTCCTGACCGAGAACGTGCCCGGCTTCTTCCCCTACGCCGCGGGGGTCTTCCCCCTCAAGCGCGAGGGCGAGGACCCCACGCGCATGTTCGCCGGCGAGGGCGGTCCCGAGCGCACCAACCGGCGCTTCCACTACGTCTCGCAGGGCATGCCGGCGGCGCGCCTGTCGACGGCCTTCGATTCGGTCACGCTGTACGGCGAGGACCCCGACCGCCGGCCGGACATCTTCGGCAAGGTGGGCAACAGCGGCGTCTCCATCGCCACGGTCGACGACGCCAAGAAGCTCTACTCGGGCTTCGACCTGGCCTGCCCGACCACCTCGGTGTCCATGACGATCAACGGCCCCGCGCCCATGCTGCTGGCGTTCTTCCTGAACGCAGCCGTTGACCAGGGCTGCGAGAAGCACATCAGGGCCAACGGTCTCGAGGCCGAGGTCGAGGCGAAGATCGAGGCCATCTACCGGGAGAAGGGCGTGCCCCGGCCGCGCTACCAGGGCGAGCTGCCCCCGGGCAACGACGGCCTGGGCCTGATGCTCCTGGGCGTCAGCGGCGACGAGGTGCTGCCCCGCGGGGTGTACGAGAAGATCAGGGCCGAAACCCTGACCCAGGTGCGCGGCACGGTGCAGGCGGACATCCTCAAGGAGGACCAGGCCCAGAACACGTGCATCTTCTCGACCGAGTTCGCCCTGCGCATGATGGGCGACATCCAGCAGCATTTCATCGACCACAAGGTGCGGAACTTCTACAGCGTGAGCATCAGCGGCTACCACATCGCCGAAGCCGGCGCCAATCCCATCAGCCAGCTGGCGTTCACCCTGGCCAACGGCTTCACCTTCGTCGAGTACTACCTCTCCCGAGGCATGAACATCGACGACTTCGCGCCGAACTTCAGCTTCTTCTTCTCGAACGGCATGGACCCCGAGTACTCCGTCATGGGCCGCGTTGCCCGGAGGATCTGGGCCAAGGCCATGCGGAACCGCTACGGGGCCAACGAGCGCAGCCAGAAGCTGAAGTACCACATCCAGACCTCGGGGCGCAGCCTGCACGCGCAGGAGATCGCCTTCAACGACATCCGCACGACCCTGCAGGCCCTGTACGCCATCTACGACAACTGCAACAGCCTGCACACCAACGCCTACGACGAGGCCATCACCACGCCCACCGAGGAGTCGGTGCGCCGGGCCATGGCGATCCAGCTGATCATCAACAAGGAGCTGGGCCTGGCCCGCAACGAGAACCCGCTGCAGGGGGCGTTCATCGTCGAGGAACTGACCGACCTGGTGGAGGAGGCGGTGCTGGCCGAGTTCCAGAGCCTCAGCGAACGCGGCGGCGTCCTCGGGGCCATGGAGCGCATGTACCAGCGCACGCGCATCCAGGAGGAATCGCTCTACTACGAGGGCCGCAAGCACACGGGCGACCTGCCCATCGTCGGCGTGAACACCTACCTCGATCCCCAGGGTTCGCCGACGGTGGTCCCGGGCGAGGTCATCCGCTCCCGACCGGAGGAGAAGGAGTACGCCATCGCTTCGCTCGCGGCCTTCCATGCGCGCAACGCCGCGGCGGCCCCGCGGGCCCTGGCCGACCTGCAGAAGGCGGCGGTCGAGCACCGGAACACCTTCGAGACGATGCTGGAGACGGCGAAGACGTGCTCGCTCGGGCAGATTTCGGCGGCGCTCTATCAGGTGGGCGGGCAGTACCGGCGCAACATGTAG
- a CDS encoding DUF4442 domain-containing protein — protein sequence MSDRNLWRETWSLRLYALARIPLIALVRPTLLVADAERCVVRLPLTWLTRNHLKSMYFGALSIGADVAGGLIVMNLIRRRRSRVAFLFKDFQADFHKRAEGAVVFTCGDGARLRALLDRAEASGERDEDTVTVVATVPDRLGSEPVATFRLTISMKRRD from the coding sequence ATGTCCGACCGCAACCTCTGGCGCGAGACCTGGTCCCTGCGCCTGTACGCCCTGGCCAGGATTCCGCTGATCGCCCTCGTGCGCCCCACGCTCCTGGTGGCCGACGCCGAGCGATGCGTGGTCCGCCTGCCCCTGACCTGGTTGACACGGAACCACCTGAAGTCCATGTACTTCGGTGCCCTGAGCATCGGAGCCGACGTGGCCGGCGGCCTGATCGTCATGAACCTGATCCGGCGGCGGCGCTCACGGGTCGCCTTCCTCTTCAAGGACTTCCAGGCCGATTTCCACAAGCGGGCCGAAGGGGCGGTGGTCTTCACCTGCGGCGACGGCGCCCGGCTGCGGGCGCTGCTCGACCGGGCCGAAGCGAGCGGGGAGCGCGACGAGGACACGGTGACCGTGGTCGCCACCGTGCCCGACAGGCTGGGGTCCGAACCCGTCGCGACCTTCCGGTTGACGATCAGTATGAAGCGCCGGGACTGA
- a CDS encoding Lrp/AsnC ligand binding domain-containing protein: MEYRIDSLDRDLLTALREDSRRPYLEIARELGVSGGTIHQRMAKLKEAGIVTGSRLIIDYGRLGYDVTALVGIRLRRAGHSAAVRARLLEIPEITEMSYTTGTYSLLAKVVARNMRDLYELLSGRLQSFPEIQSTETFVILDTAVRRDPPLVAVGDGPRGG; this comes from the coding sequence ATGGAGTACCGGATCGATAGCCTGGACCGCGATCTGCTGACGGCCCTGCGGGAGGACAGCCGGCGGCCGTATCTGGAAATCGCCCGGGAGCTGGGTGTTTCGGGGGGCACCATCCATCAGCGGATGGCGAAGCTGAAGGAGGCCGGGATCGTCACCGGATCCCGGCTGATCATCGATTACGGCCGCCTGGGCTACGACGTGACGGCCCTGGTGGGGATCCGGCTGCGGCGGGCCGGACACAGCGCGGCCGTGCGCGCGCGCCTGCTCGAGATCCCCGAGATCACCGAGATGTCGTACACGACGGGCACCTACAGTCTCCTGGCCAAGGTCGTGGCGCGCAACATGCGGGACCTGTACGAACTGCTTTCGGGCCGGCTGCAGAGCTTTCCCGAGATCCAGTCCACCGAGACCTTCGTGATCCTCGACACGGCCGTGCGCCGCGATCCGCCGCTGGTGGCGGTGGGGGACGGGCCCCGCGGCGGCTGA
- a CDS encoding S8 family serine peptidase — MAYSRRILAMTLLLLFALGSSAFAAVAPGYEYVPGQIIVKFKDGVPGAEKSNLFSSVAGVKLRDFKQIKAEHWQVTGRIEDIVSRLEDDPRVEYAQPNYVLYALEIPNDTRFGDLWGMNNDGDFTDPSGNVAVADADIDAVEAWDVYTGSSSVLVAVIDSGVDYTHPDLAANIWSNPGEIPGNGIDDDGNGFIDDIHGWDFANGDADPMDDNDHGTHCSGTIGGVGNNATGVAGVNWNVSIMGLKFLTAAGSGSTANAISCIEYATLMGVDVMSNSWGGGPYDAAMEAAIEAAYAADIFFVAAAGNSGSNNDATPHYPSNYPNGNVISVMATDCTDSPVNEPGWWSTSFGATTVDIAAPGLHIWSTTPGNTYSDFSGTSMATPHVAGAIAMLRGRFPAISVDDGKNLLMTVGNDPLPSLTGMCVSGARLNLLKLVADPDSIPPSAVIDLAAGAVASNWVEVTWTAPGDDGTVGTPSSYDMRYSTSPIVDQASWDAATEVTGEPDPGVYGTPESMQIFGLDVSTTYYFNVRAKDEYGNYGDLSNSPSATTLGPPTIGVAPSTLAATLTTGGTTTQTLTVTNTGVGVLDFSIPTAEYIIPAKATFAPVRTWEYDPTLKKGDHGLAPIVSIDGSGGPDAYGYNWVDSDAVGGPAYNWIDISTTGTSVSLSDDNSAGPFAIGFPFEFYGTEFTSFNIASNGFISFTSTDSPAGNGPVPSTSSPANMVALFWDDLNPSTGGNVYYYYDGTRLIVQYDAINHYDSGGNYTMQLHLYPGGTIEYHYETIVDPSDSATIGIQNGDGTDGLSVVFNSAYVHSGLAVRFVAISPWLSTSPNSGSLAAGASANVDVVFDATGLCGSSFDANLHIVSNDAATPDFVVPVGLNLIGTPDIQAAPTAVDFGEVYITANATIDVTVTNAGCADLTISGIGIDNADYSTTVAAPQVLTAGASLIVPVTFAPTSAGAIAGNLTFTSDDPDAPSYVVTLAGVGLEFPDISVDPTSLTETLPTGGTSTQTLTITNNGLGDLDFTIPDAEYIIVKSAGALPRPGSLPIELAKGEKDPRIGGPVVTGSGGPDVFGYRWTDSNEVGGPAYNWIDISGTGTAIAFSGDDQNLGPFPIGFSFPFYGNDFTEFRACTNGWLSFTSTATTYTNYDLPSASAPENLIAPFHDDLTFTSSGSAYYYYDGQRLIVQYQDAPRLTSGGPYTFQVHLYPSGRIEYHYKTMLGTRLNEATVGIQNGTATDGLAPAFNANYVADGLAVRFESVAPWLSAGPASGTILPGQTADITVGFDATGLCAAQMLANLHILSNDPDTPDLAVPVTLNLDGQPDVLVSATALDLGDVFLGQTGTLPLTIANEGCGVLNVTDLTVDNGVFTLDVAAPFTVDPGSVAQVNVTFTPAAVDTQAGTLTITTNDPLEPVHAVFLTGVGVAPGAIAAAPGSVVAGLYPNQQSTEIITVTNSGTGDLNFTVPSPDMYSKAMAARGVVEKPEFVEAPKDAKDAGIGALGAGGPDLFGYSWKDSDEAGGPAFSWIDISETGTAAITTGDDTNSGPFPIGFSFDFYGTTFTDFRVCTNGFMTFGSTLTAYTNAALPNASAPGFLIAPFWDDLNLGATGSGDIYYEVVGGNLVVMYDGVMPYSSTNSGTGPFTFEVILSPNGVITMQYLTLVGSPASYTVGIQDGTGTVGLQVAYNTAYLHDNMAIQFRSLPEWMTCTPTAGTIPAGGSVDLMVGLDSTDLELGLHEGMVRIQSDDPITPELQVPVSLTVSDPSPVADEILPRRVALDQNAPNPFNPMTEIRFSLPKDGRVVLKVYDVRGSLVRTLADGRFVAGRHVRVWQGQDDAGRSMPSGVYFYRLQAGDEVFTRRMTLLK; from the coding sequence ATGGCCTACTCTCGCCGAATCCTCGCCATGACCCTGCTGCTCCTGTTCGCCCTGGGCAGCAGCGCCTTCGCCGCCGTGGCGCCGGGTTACGAGTACGTACCCGGACAGATCATCGTCAAATTCAAGGATGGCGTCCCGGGCGCCGAGAAGAGCAACCTCTTCTCGAGCGTTGCCGGCGTCAAGCTGCGCGACTTCAAGCAGATCAAGGCCGAACACTGGCAGGTCACGGGGCGCATCGAGGACATCGTGTCCCGCCTCGAGGACGACCCCCGTGTCGAGTACGCCCAGCCGAACTACGTGCTGTATGCGCTGGAGATCCCCAACGACACCCGCTTCGGCGACCTGTGGGGCATGAACAACGACGGTGATTTCACCGATCCGAGCGGCAACGTGGCCGTGGCCGACGCCGATATCGACGCGGTCGAGGCCTGGGACGTCTACACCGGCAGCTCCTCGGTGCTGGTGGCCGTGATCGACTCGGGCGTGGACTACACCCACCCCGACCTGGCGGCGAACATCTGGTCGAACCCCGGCGAGATCCCGGGCAACGGCATCGATGACGACGGCAACGGCTTCATCGACGACATCCACGGCTGGGACTTCGCCAACGGCGATGCCGACCCCATGGACGACAACGACCACGGCACCCACTGCTCCGGCACCATCGGCGGCGTGGGCAACAACGCCACCGGCGTCGCCGGCGTCAACTGGAACGTCTCGATCATGGGCCTGAAGTTCCTCACGGCCGCCGGCAGCGGTTCGACGGCCAACGCCATCAGCTGCATCGAGTACGCCACCCTGATGGGCGTCGACGTGATGAGCAACAGCTGGGGCGGCGGTCCCTACGACGCGGCCATGGAAGCGGCCATCGAGGCCGCCTACGCGGCGGACATCTTCTTCGTGGCGGCGGCCGGCAACAGCGGCAGCAACAACGACGCCACCCCGCACTACCCGAGCAACTACCCCAACGGCAACGTGATCTCCGTCATGGCGACGGACTGCACGGACAGCCCGGTGAACGAGCCCGGCTGGTGGTCGACGAGCTTCGGCGCCACCACCGTCGACATCGCGGCCCCGGGCCTGCACATCTGGTCGACGACCCCCGGCAACACCTACAGCGACTTCTCCGGCACCTCCATGGCGACGCCCCACGTGGCGGGCGCCATCGCCATGCTGCGCGGCCGGTTCCCCGCCATCAGCGTCGATGACGGCAAGAACCTGCTGATGACCGTCGGCAACGATCCCCTGCCGAGCCTGACGGGGATGTGCGTTTCCGGCGCCCGGCTGAACCTGCTGAAGCTGGTGGCCGATCCCGACTCGATCCCGCCCTCGGCCGTGATCGACCTGGCGGCGGGCGCCGTCGCCTCGAACTGGGTCGAAGTGACCTGGACCGCCCCGGGCGACGACGGCACCGTCGGCACCCCGAGCAGCTACGACATGCGCTACTCCACCAGCCCGATCGTCGACCAGGCCAGCTGGGATGCGGCCACCGAGGTCACGGGCGAGCCGGATCCGGGCGTCTACGGCACCCCGGAGAGCATGCAGATCTTCGGCCTCGACGTGTCGACGACCTACTACTTCAACGTCCGGGCCAAGGACGAGTACGGCAACTACGGCGACCTGTCCAACAGCCCGTCCGCCACGACCCTCGGCCCCCCGACCATCGGCGTGGCCCCGTCCACCCTGGCGGCGACCCTCACGACCGGCGGCACCACCACCCAGACCCTGACCGTGACCAACACGGGCGTGGGCGTGCTGGATTTCTCGATCCCGACCGCCGAGTACATCATCCCGGCGAAGGCCACCTTCGCGCCGGTCCGCACCTGGGAATACGACCCGACCCTGAAGAAGGGCGACCACGGCCTGGCCCCGATCGTGTCGATCGACGGCTCCGGCGGCCCGGACGCCTACGGCTACAACTGGGTCGACAGTGACGCGGTGGGTGGTCCGGCCTACAACTGGATCGACATCAGCACGACCGGGACCAGCGTCTCGCTGTCCGACGACAACAGCGCCGGTCCGTTCGCCATCGGCTTCCCGTTCGAGTTCTACGGGACCGAGTTCACCTCGTTCAACATCGCCTCGAACGGCTTCATCAGCTTCACGAGCACCGACTCGCCGGCCGGCAACGGCCCGGTCCCGTCGACCAGCTCGCCGGCGAACATGGTGGCCCTCTTCTGGGACGACCTGAACCCCTCCACCGGCGGCAACGTCTACTACTACTACGACGGCACCCGCCTGATCGTGCAGTACGACGCGATCAACCACTACGACAGTGGCGGCAACTACACGATGCAGCTGCACCTGTATCCCGGCGGCACCATCGAGTACCACTACGAGACGATCGTCGATCCGAGCGACAGCGCCACGATCGGCATCCAGAACGGCGACGGCACCGACGGCCTGTCGGTGGTCTTCAACTCGGCCTACGTGCACAGCGGACTGGCCGTGCGCTTCGTGGCCATCTCGCCGTGGCTCAGCACCAGCCCGAACAGCGGCAGCCTGGCGGCGGGCGCGTCGGCCAACGTCGACGTCGTCTTCGACGCGACCGGCCTGTGCGGCAGCAGCTTCGACGCCAACCTGCACATCGTCAGCAACGACGCGGCCACGCCCGACTTCGTGGTGCCGGTGGGCCTGAACCTGATCGGCACGCCCGACATCCAGGCCGCGCCGACGGCGGTCGACTTCGGCGAAGTGTACATCACCGCCAACGCGACCATCGACGTCACCGTGACCAACGCGGGCTGTGCCGACCTGACGATCTCGGGCATCGGCATCGACAACGCCGACTACTCGACCACCGTCGCGGCGCCCCAGGTGCTCACGGCCGGGGCCAGCCTGATCGTGCCGGTGACGTTCGCGCCCACCAGCGCGGGGGCCATCGCGGGCAACCTGACCTTCACCAGCGACGATCCGGACGCGCCGTCCTACGTCGTCACCCTGGCCGGCGTCGGGCTCGAGTTCCCGGACATCTCGGTCGATCCGACGAGCCTGACCGAGACCCTGCCCACCGGCGGGACCTCGACCCAGACCCTGACGATCACCAACAACGGTCTCGGCGACCTGGACTTCACCATCCCCGACGCCGAGTACATCATCGTCAAGTCGGCCGGCGCCCTGCCGCGTCCCGGCAGCCTGCCCATCGAGCTGGCCAAGGGCGAGAAGGATCCCCGCATCGGCGGTCCGGTCGTGACCGGCTCCGGCGGCCCGGACGTCTTCGGCTACCGCTGGACCGACAGCAACGAGGTCGGTGGCCCGGCCTACAACTGGATCGACATCTCGGGCACCGGTACGGCCATCGCCTTCTCGGGCGATGACCAGAACCTCGGCCCGTTCCCGATCGGTTTCTCGTTCCCGTTCTACGGCAACGACTTCACCGAATTCCGGGCCTGCACCAACGGCTGGCTGAGCTTCACGAGCACGGCCACGACGTACACGAACTACGACCTGCCGAGCGCGAGCGCGCCGGAGAACCTGATCGCCCCGTTCCACGACGATCTGACGTTCACCAGCTCCGGTTCGGCCTACTACTACTACGACGGGCAGCGCCTGATCGTGCAGTACCAGGACGCCCCGCGCCTCACGTCGGGCGGCCCGTACACCTTCCAGGTGCACCTGTACCCGAGCGGACGCATCGAGTACCACTACAAGACGATGCTCGGCACCCGCCTCAACGAGGCGACGGTCGGCATCCAGAACGGCACCGCGACCGACGGTCTGGCGCCGGCCTTCAACGCCAACTACGTCGCCGACGGCCTGGCCGTGCGGTTCGAGTCCGTCGCTCCCTGGCTGAGCGCCGGTCCGGCTTCGGGCACGATCCTGCCGGGCCAGACCGCCGACATCACCGTGGGCTTCGACGCGACCGGCCTGTGCGCGGCGCAGATGCTCGCCAACCTGCACATCCTCAGCAACGACCCGGACACGCCGGACCTCGCGGTTCCGGTCACCCTGAACCTCGACGGCCAGCCGGACGTCCTGGTCTCGGCGACCGCCCTGGACCTCGGCGACGTGTTCCTGGGCCAGACGGGCACCCTGCCCCTCACCATCGCCAACGAGGGCTGTGGCGTGCTCAACGTCACCGACCTGACCGTCGACAACGGCGTCTTCACCCTCGACGTGGCGGCTCCGTTCACGGTCGATCCGGGCAGCGTCGCCCAGGTGAACGTCACGTTCACCCCGGCGGCCGTCGACACCCAGGCCGGGACGCTGACCATCACGACCAACGATCCGCTGGAGCCCGTGCACGCCGTCTTCCTGACGGGCGTGGGCGTGGCCCCCGGCGCGATCGCCGCCGCCCCGGGCAGCGTGGTCGCCGGTCTGTACCCGAACCAGCAGAGCACGGAGATCATCACCGTCACCAACAGCGGGACGGGCGATCTCAACTTCACCGTGCCTTCGCCGGACATGTACTCCAAGGCCATGGCCGCGCGCGGCGTGGTCGAGAAGCCCGAGTTCGTCGAGGCCCCGAAGGATGCCAAGGACGCCGGCATCGGCGCTCTCGGCGCCGGCGGCCCGGACCTCTTCGGCTACAGCTGGAAGGACAGCGACGAGGCGGGCGGTCCGGCGTTCTCGTGGATCGACATCAGCGAGACCGGCACCGCGGCCATCACCACCGGTGACGACACCAACAGCGGCCCGTTCCCGATCGGCTTCTCGTTCGACTTCTACGGGACGACGTTCACCGACTTCCGGGTCTGCACGAACGGCTTCATGACGTTCGGCAGCACGCTCACCGCCTACACCAACGCCGCCCTGCCGAACGCCTCGGCGCCCGGGTTCCTCATCGCCCCGTTCTGGGACGACCTGAACCTCGGCGCCACCGGCAGCGGCGACATCTACTACGAGGTCGTCGGCGGGAACCTGGTCGTGATGTACGACGGCGTGATGCCGTACAGCTCGACCAACAGCGGGACCGGCCCGTTCACCTTCGAGGTGATCCTGTCGCCCAACGGCGTGATCACGATGCAGTACCTGACGCTGGTCGGTTCGCCGGCGAGCTACACGGTCGGCATCCAGGACGGGACCGGCACGGTCGGTCTGCAGGTGGCCTACAACACGGCCTACCTGCACGACAACATGGCCATCCAGTTCCGCAGCCTGCCCGAGTGGATGACCTGCACGCCGACGGCCGGGACGATCCCGGCGGGCGGCAGCGTCGACCTGATGGTCGGCCTCGACTCGACCGACCTCGAGCTCGGCCTGCACGAAGGCATGGTCCGGATCCAGAGCGATGATCCGATCACGCCGGAGCTGCAGGTCCCGGTCAGCCTGACCGTGTCGGATCCTTCGCCGGTCGCCGACGAGATCCTGCCGCGTCGGGTCGCCCTGGACCAGAACGCGCCGAACCCGTTCAACCCCATGACCGAGATCCGGTTCAGCCTGCCCAAGGATGGCCGGGTGGTCCTGAAGGTGTACGACGTCCGCGGTTCGCTCGTGCGGACCCTGGCCGACGGCCGCTTCGTGGCCGGGCGCCACGTGCGCGTCTGGCAGGGTCAGGACGACGCCGGTCGCAGCATGCCGTCCGGTGTGTACTTCTACCGTCTGCAGGCGGGTGACGAGGTGTTCACCCGTCGGATGACCCTGCTCAAGTAG
- a CDS encoding phosphoribosylanthranilate isomerase, whose amino-acid sequence MVRTKICCIRDENELALAVRAGAAALGFVSHMPSGPGVISEDVIARLTAATPFPVYSEVLTSLTTADELVAQVERLRPAALQLCERVAPAVFPELRRRARGVRLMQVIHVSDRGALEVAEAYAPLVDALLLDTGRTEGPRRELGGTGRTHDWSVDAEIVRRVQVPVFLAGGLNAANVGEAIATVRPFGVDVCTGVRTDDRLDPDKLHRFMAAVRAAG is encoded by the coding sequence ATGGTCCGGACGAAGATCTGCTGCATTCGGGACGAGAATGAACTCGCGCTCGCCGTGCGGGCGGGGGCGGCCGCCCTCGGGTTCGTCTCGCACATGCCCAGCGGGCCCGGCGTCATTTCCGAGGACGTCATCGCCCGGCTGACGGCCGCCACGCCGTTCCCGGTCTACTCCGAGGTGCTCACGAGCCTGACCACGGCCGACGAGCTCGTGGCCCAGGTGGAGCGGCTGCGGCCGGCCGCGCTGCAACTCTGCGAGCGGGTGGCGCCGGCGGTCTTCCCGGAGCTGCGCCGCCGGGCGCGGGGCGTCCGGTTGATGCAGGTCATCCACGTCAGCGACCGCGGCGCCCTCGAGGTGGCCGAAGCCTACGCCCCCCTCGTCGACGCCCTGCTGCTCGACACCGGCCGCACGGAGGGACCGCGGCGCGAACTGGGCGGCACCGGCCGCACCCACGACTGGAGCGTCGACGCGGAGATCGTGCGCCGGGTGCAGGTTCCGGTCTTCCTGGCGGGGGGGCTGAACGCGGCCAACGTGGGCGAGGCCATCGCGACGGTGCGGCCGTTCGGCGTCGACGTGTGCACGGGAGTGCGGACGGACGATCGCCTCGATCCGGACAAGCTCCACCGTTTCATGGCCGCGGTGCGCGCGGCCGGCTGA